The genomic segment GCAGGCGCAAGCCGCTGCGTCGAAAACGCAGGTGCTGCCGACCTCGGCCATCAGCGATCCTTCGCAATACCAGTACAAGCTCTCACCGCAGGACATTCTCGGCATCACCGTGTGGGATCACCCGGAGTTGACGACGCCGCAGGGCAGCACGCTGTCGTCGGGCGGCAATACCACGCAGTCGATCGGCGGCGCTCTGCAGCAGCCGTACACGGCTGCGCTGCCCGGTCAGGCCGATCCGTACGGTCAAACCATTTCCTCCGACGGCACGATCTTTTTCCCGTTCGTCGGCCGGATTATGGCTGCCGGAAAAACCACCAGCGAGTTGCGCGAGCAACTCTCGCGCGGCCTCGTGCGCTATATCCGCAACCCGCAGGTCGACGTGCGCGTGCTGTCGTATCGTGGGCAAAAAATACAGGTGACCGGCGAAGTGAAGACGCCCGGTCCGCTCGCCATCAGCGACGTGCCGCTCACACTGGTCGACGCGATCACGCGTTCGGGCGGCACGAATTCGGACGCCGACATCCAGCGTGTGCGTCTTACGCGTAACAACAAGCTCTATGTGCTCGACGCCGACCGCATGCTCGATCGCGGCGACACCACGCAGAACGTGATGCTGCAAAACGGCGACGTGATCAACGTGCCGGACCGTACCGACAGCCGCATCTTCGTGATGGGTGAAGTGAAGACGCCGATCCAGTTGCCGATCATTCGCGGCCGCATGACGATTGCCGATGCGCTCACGCAAGGCGGCGGCATTCTCGACACCGACGCCAATCCGCGTCAGATCTTCGTGATGCGCGGCATGAAGGACCATCCGACCACGCCGGAAGTGTTCCGCCTCGATATGACGCAGCCGGACTCGATCATGCTGTCGTCGCAGTTCCAGTTGCAGCCGCTCGACGTCGTGTATGTCGGCACCGCCGCTTCGACCACGTTCAACCGTGTGTTGCAGCAGGTTCTGCCGAGCGTGCAGACGCTGTTCTATCTGAAACAACTGACGCGCTGAACGTCTGAGCCGTAGACAGGCCCGCATTGCATCGCTCGTCGAGGATGCGATGCGGGACCGAAGCAAACGCCGAGGCCCACCGCTGACGCACAACGCTGAAGCAGAAGCTTAAGCAACCGATACGGGATCGAATTGTGAGCAATCAAATCTCTCCACACATGGCTGCCGGTCCGATCAAGACCGAAGAAGAAGACATTGTCCTCGGACAACTGGTGCAGGTGA from the Paraburkholderia fungorum genome contains:
- a CDS encoding polysaccharide biosynthesis/export family protein, whose protein sequence is MLMKKLIANSFANRDSKPGSPVHSTVGSKLAATLLLTSFLSACATAPGNYLDTSRLQDDGHAPTETYPVHLIDANLIVAQAQAAASKTQVLPTSAISDPSQYQYKLSPQDILGITVWDHPELTTPQGSTLSSGGNTTQSIGGALQQPYTAALPGQADPYGQTISSDGTIFFPFVGRIMAAGKTTSELREQLSRGLVRYIRNPQVDVRVLSYRGQKIQVTGEVKTPGPLAISDVPLTLVDAITRSGGTNSDADIQRVRLTRNNKLYVLDADRMLDRGDTTQNVMLQNGDVINVPDRTDSRIFVMGEVKTPIQLPIIRGRMTIADALTQGGGILDTDANPRQIFVMRGMKDHPTTPEVFRLDMTQPDSIMLSSQFQLQPLDVVYVGTAASTTFNRVLQQVLPSVQTLFYLKQLTR